A region of Streptomyces sp. NBC_01750 DNA encodes the following proteins:
- the galE gene encoding UDP-glucose 4-epimerase GalE, whose translation MTWLITGGAGYIGAHVARAMTAAGERVVVLDDVSSGVVERLPEGIPLVRGAVLDRELLDRTLAEHAVTGVVHLAAKKQVGESVEQPLHYYRENVHGLTVLLEAVVEAGVKRFLFSSSAAVYGVPEMDLIPESAPCEPINPYGETKLAGEWLVRAAGRAHSLSTACLRYFNVAGAERPELADTGVFNIIPMFFDRITRGEAPRIFGADYPTPDGTCIRDYIHVSDLADAHLAVARRLAEQEGGGDLTVNIGRGVGVSVRELADLVADVTGYAGEPVVEARRPGDAAKAVASVDLIAKELDWTSSRGVREMVESAWDGWCLRHPEARIK comes from the coding sequence ATGACGTGGCTGATCACAGGTGGGGCGGGGTACATCGGAGCGCATGTGGCGCGGGCCATGACGGCGGCAGGTGAGCGGGTCGTGGTCCTCGACGATGTCTCGTCGGGCGTCGTGGAGCGGCTGCCGGAGGGAATCCCGCTGGTGCGCGGGGCGGTCCTGGACCGGGAGCTGCTGGACCGCACGCTCGCCGAGCACGCTGTGACCGGTGTCGTACATCTCGCGGCGAAGAAGCAGGTGGGAGAGTCCGTCGAGCAGCCGCTGCACTACTACCGGGAGAATGTGCACGGTCTGACGGTGCTCCTGGAGGCGGTCGTCGAGGCAGGCGTGAAGCGGTTCCTCTTCTCGTCCTCGGCCGCCGTGTACGGCGTACCGGAGATGGACCTGATCCCCGAGTCCGCTCCGTGCGAGCCGATCAACCCGTACGGCGAGACCAAGCTGGCGGGCGAGTGGCTGGTCCGGGCCGCCGGCCGGGCGCACTCCCTGTCCACCGCCTGCCTGCGTTACTTCAATGTCGCGGGCGCGGAGCGGCCGGAGCTGGCCGACACCGGGGTGTTCAACATCATTCCGATGTTCTTCGACCGGATCACCCGCGGTGAGGCTCCGCGGATCTTCGGCGCCGACTACCCGACCCCGGACGGCACCTGCATCCGCGACTACATCCATGTCTCGGATCTGGCCGACGCCCATCTCGCGGTCGCGCGCAGGCTGGCCGAGCAGGAGGGCGGCGGAGATCTGACGGTCAACATCGGCCGTGGGGTCGGCGTCTCGGTGCGCGAACTCGCCGATCTGGTGGCCGATGTCACGGGATACGCCGGCGAGCCGGTCGTCGAGGCGCGCCGTCCCGGCGATGCCGCGAAGGCCGTCGCCTCGGTCGATCTGATCGCCAAGGAGCTGGACTGGACGTCCTCGCGAGGGGTGCGCGAGATGGTCGAGTCGGCCTGGGACGGCT
- a CDS encoding DUF5941 domain-containing protein: MRSLGFDVRVASGAEGAAALIDAVPVADRVAVVDPHFVGHVHALRLALTDPRFPAAAVPGALTARPEARTALSRALSAAARADGVSDDSDTLSAVQTAVLPDVLAAALDADGPAVHRPELGSLVATVPGDPQARNEARQAVASVDDEAVRLRSAVKARDGFFTTFCVSPYSRYLARWCAGRGFTPNQVTTASLLTALIAAAGAATGTRAGYIAAGLLLLFSFVLDCTDGQLARYSLQYSTMGAWLDATFDRAKEYAYYAGLALGAARSGDDVWALALGAMVLQTCRHVVDFSFNEANHDATANTSPTAALSDKLDSVGWTVWVRRMIVLPIGERWAMIAVLTAVTTPRIVFYALLIGCGLAACYTTAGRVLRSLTRKAQRTDRAARALADLADSGPLAEAVARSSATRARSLPGFLPLATAVTGGAVLVATAAFTGYGTVWPVLAAVVYVITSGLAVARPLKGALDWLVPPVFRAAEYGTILVLAARADVNGALPAAFGLVAAVAYHHYDTVYRIRGGTGAPPHWLVRATGGHEGRILAVALLAALLNNSDFTTALTVLAVAVALVVLVESIRFWVSSGAPAVHDEGEPA; this comes from the coding sequence CTGCGGTCGCTGGGCTTTGACGTACGGGTAGCTTCCGGCGCCGAGGGCGCCGCAGCGCTGATCGACGCCGTACCGGTCGCCGACCGCGTCGCCGTCGTCGATCCCCACTTCGTCGGGCATGTCCACGCCCTGCGGCTGGCACTGACCGATCCACGTTTCCCGGCTGCCGCGGTCCCGGGCGCGCTCACCGCGCGGCCCGAGGCGCGGACTGCCCTGAGCCGCGCCCTGTCGGCCGCCGCACGGGCCGACGGCGTGAGCGACGACAGCGACACCCTGTCGGCCGTCCAGACCGCGGTGCTGCCCGATGTGCTCGCCGCCGCCCTCGACGCCGACGGCCCGGCCGTGCACCGGCCCGAGCTCGGGTCGCTCGTCGCGACCGTCCCCGGCGACCCCCAGGCCCGGAACGAGGCCAGGCAGGCCGTCGCCTCGGTCGATGACGAAGCCGTACGCCTGCGCTCGGCCGTGAAGGCCCGCGACGGGTTCTTCACCACCTTCTGCGTCAGCCCGTACTCGCGCTACCTCGCCCGCTGGTGCGCCGGCCGCGGATTCACCCCCAACCAGGTCACCACCGCCTCGCTGCTCACCGCACTGATAGCGGCAGCCGGCGCGGCCACAGGCACCCGCGCCGGATACATCGCGGCCGGCCTGCTGCTGCTCTTCTCCTTCGTCCTGGACTGCACCGACGGGCAGCTCGCCCGCTACTCGCTGCAGTACTCGACGATGGGCGCCTGGCTGGACGCGACCTTCGACCGTGCCAAGGAGTACGCCTACTACGCGGGCCTCGCCCTCGGCGCCGCCCGCAGCGGTGATGACGTCTGGGCGCTGGCGCTCGGCGCGATGGTGCTGCAGACCTGTCGGCACGTCGTCGACTTCTCCTTCAACGAGGCGAACCACGACGCGACGGCCAACACCAGTCCCACGGCTGCCCTCTCAGACAAGCTCGACAGCGTCGGCTGGACGGTCTGGGTGCGCCGGATGATCGTGCTGCCGATCGGCGAGCGCTGGGCGATGATCGCCGTGCTCACCGCCGTGACCACCCCTCGGATCGTCTTCTACGCGCTGCTCATCGGCTGCGGACTGGCCGCCTGCTACACCACCGCCGGCCGCGTCCTGCGCTCGCTGACCCGCAAGGCACAGAGGACCGACCGCGCCGCCCGGGCGCTCGCGGACCTCGCCGACTCGGGCCCGCTCGCCGAAGCCGTCGCGCGCTCCTCCGCGACGCGCGCGCGGAGCCTTCCCGGGTTCCTGCCGCTCGCGACCGCCGTGACCGGCGGCGCCGTTCTCGTGGCGACCGCGGCCTTCACCGGCTACGGCACCGTATGGCCCGTCCTCGCCGCTGTGGTGTATGTCATCACTTCGGGCCTCGCCGTCGCCCGCCCCCTCAAGGGCGCACTCGACTGGCTCGTCCCACCGGTGTTCAGGGCCGCCGAATACGGCACCATCCTGGTGCTCGCGGCCCGCGCCGACGTGAACGGGGCGTTGCCCGCGGCCTTCGGGCTGGTGGCGGCAGTCGCCTACCATCACTACGACACGGTGTACCGCATCCGCGGCGGTACGGGCGCGCCCCCGCACTGGCTGGTGCGGGCGACCGGCGGGCACGAAGGACGGATCCTGGCAGTCGCGCTGCTGGCCGCCCTGCTCAACAACTCGGACTTCACCACCGCGCTGACGGTTCTTGCTGTGGCCGTGGCACTCGTGGTGCTCGTCGAGAGCATCCGCTTCTGGGTGTCCTCCGGAGCACCCGCCGTACATGACGAAGGAGAACCCGCATGA
- a CDS encoding phosphocholine cytidylyltransferase family protein → MIGLVLAAGAGRRLRPYTDTLPKALVPVDPAGVGSTTVLDITLGNFAEIGLMEAAIVVGYRKEAVYERKAALEAKYGLKLTLVDNDKAEEWNNAYSLWCARDVIKQGVILANGDTVHPVSVERTLLAARGNGQKIILALDTVKHLADEEMKVITDGDKGVRRITKLMDPADATGEYIGVTLIEPEAADELADALKTTFERDPDLYYEDGYQELVNRGFTVDVAPIGDVKWVEIDNHDDLAKGREIACLY, encoded by the coding sequence ATGATCGGCCTTGTACTGGCAGCCGGTGCCGGACGGCGTCTGCGCCCCTACACCGACACGCTCCCGAAGGCCCTCGTGCCCGTGGACCCCGCGGGAGTCGGGTCCACCACCGTCCTCGACATCACCCTGGGTAACTTCGCGGAGATCGGACTCATGGAGGCCGCCATAGTCGTCGGCTACCGCAAGGAGGCCGTGTACGAGCGCAAGGCCGCCCTCGAGGCGAAGTACGGCCTCAAGCTGACTCTCGTCGACAACGACAAGGCCGAGGAGTGGAACAACGCCTACTCCCTGTGGTGCGCCCGTGACGTCATCAAGCAGGGCGTCATCCTCGCCAACGGCGACACCGTCCACCCGGTCTCCGTCGAGCGGACCCTGCTCGCCGCCCGCGGCAACGGCCAGAAGATCATCCTCGCCCTCGACACGGTGAAGCATCTCGCCGACGAGGAGATGAAGGTCATCACGGACGGCGACAAGGGCGTTCGGCGCATCACCAAGCTGATGGACCCGGCTGACGCCACCGGCGAGTACATCGGCGTCACCCTCATCGAGCCCGAGGCCGCCGACGAGCTGGCGGACGCGCTGAAGACCACCTTCGAGCGGGACCCCGACCTCTACTACGAGGACGGCTACCAGGAGCTCGTGAACCGCGGCTTCACCGTCGACGTGGCCCCCATCGGCGACGTCAAGTGGGTCGAGATCGACAACCACGACGACCTCGCGAAGGGCCGTGAGATCGCGTGCCTGTACTGA